In Phenylobacterium koreense, one DNA window encodes the following:
- a CDS encoding type II secretion system F family protein yields MLPLLAAFLGFVVVAGLGFALAGPSSTASAKTLKRAQSVTGRDAAREAVRRPGGAQEQRRKQIVQTLKEQDRAQKKARLSIAARLKQAGLEISVTVFWIASAGLAVVAFLIALVLRQPPLIGIGLAFAAGLGLPRWVLGFLTAGRVKKFTAAFPDALDIVVRGIKSGLPVHDSLRVIAKESPEPLAGQFNRLVESVGMGMSMDQALEKMHAEMPTSEVRFLAIVLGIQAKTGGNLAEALGNLSSVIRARKLMREKVKALAAEAVASASIIGSLPPLVALLLFITAPDYVRLLFTDPRGHILLGIGAVWMTCGILAMRKMINFKL; encoded by the coding sequence CTGCTGCCCCTGCTCGCCGCCTTCCTCGGTTTCGTGGTGGTCGCCGGCCTCGGCTTTGCCCTGGCCGGGCCGTCCTCGACCGCCAGCGCCAAGACCCTCAAGCGCGCCCAGTCCGTCACCGGCCGCGATGCCGCGCGCGAGGCGGTGCGCCGCCCCGGCGGGGCCCAGGAACAGCGCCGCAAGCAGATCGTCCAGACCCTCAAGGAGCAGGACCGCGCGCAGAAGAAGGCGCGCCTCAGCATCGCCGCGCGCCTCAAGCAGGCCGGGCTGGAGATCTCCGTCACCGTCTTCTGGATCGCCAGCGCCGGCCTCGCCGTGGTCGCCTTCCTGATCGCCCTGGTCCTGCGCCAGCCGCCGCTGATCGGGATTGGCCTGGCCTTCGCCGCGGGTCTTGGCCTGCCGCGCTGGGTGCTCGGCTTCCTCACCGCCGGGCGGGTCAAGAAGTTCACCGCCGCCTTCCCCGACGCCCTCGACATCGTGGTGCGCGGCATCAAGTCCGGCCTGCCGGTCCACGACAGCCTGCGGGTCATCGCCAAGGAGTCGCCCGAGCCGCTGGCCGGCCAGTTCAACCGCCTGGTGGAAAGCGTCGGCATGGGCATGAGCATGGACCAGGCCCTCGAGAAGATGCACGCCGAGATGCCGACCTCCGAGGTCCGCTTCTTGGCCATCGTGCTCGGCATCCAGGCCAAGACCGGCGGCAACCTCGCCGAGGCCCTGGGCAACCTCTCCAGCGTCATCCGCGCCCGCAAGCTGATGCGCGAGAAGGTCAAGGCCCTGGCCGCCGAGGCCGTCGCCTCGGCCTCGATCATCGGCTCCCTGCCGCCGCTCGTCGCGCTCCTGCTGTTCATCACCGCGCCGGACTATGTGCGCCTGCTGTTCACCGATCCCCGCGGCCACATCCTGCTCGGCATCGGCGCGGTCTGGATGACCTGCGGCATCCTCGCCATGCGCAAGATGATCAACTTCAAGCTCTAG
- a CDS encoding CpaF family protein — MFGKRPTAAVAAAPRPAPPPGAEPAAAARKPAAQAPSPAPAQPKPAAAAKPATQVVREQSEYYHATKTTIFNALLNTIDLAQLAQLDPRHAAEEIRDIVAELVAIKNVSMSVAEQDTLVQDIINDVLGYGPLEPLLARDDIADIMVNGAGRVFIEVGGKVQLTNVRFRDNVQLMNICQRIVSQVGRRVDESSPICDARLPDGSRVNVIAPPLALDGPTLTIRKFRKDKLTMKNLVEFGSISPEGARVLGVIGACRCNVVISGGTGSGKTTLLNTLTAFIDPTERVITCEDAAELQLQQPHVVRLETRPPNLEGQGQITMRDLVRNCLRMRPERIIVGEVRGAEAFDLLQAMNTGHDGSMGTLHANSPREAISRLESMITMGGYGLPSRTIREMIVGSVDLIVQAARLRDGSRRITHITEVVGLEGDVIVTQDLFVYEISGDDEQGRVLGRHRSTGIGRPRFWDRARYYGLERELAEALDAAE, encoded by the coding sequence ATGTTCGGCAAGCGCCCCACCGCCGCCGTCGCGGCCGCGCCGCGCCCAGCCCCGCCTCCAGGCGCGGAGCCGGCGGCCGCTGCGCGCAAGCCGGCGGCCCAGGCGCCTTCTCCGGCCCCGGCCCAGCCGAAACCTGCCGCGGCCGCCAAGCCCGCGACCCAGGTTGTCCGTGAGCAGAGCGAATACTACCACGCCACCAAGACCACGATCTTCAACGCCCTGCTCAACACCATCGACCTGGCGCAGCTCGCCCAGCTCGATCCCCGCCACGCGGCCGAGGAGATCCGCGACATCGTCGCCGAGTTGGTGGCGATCAAGAACGTTTCGATGTCGGTGGCCGAGCAGGACACCCTCGTCCAGGACATCATCAACGACGTCCTCGGCTATGGCCCGCTGGAGCCGCTGCTGGCCCGCGACGACATCGCCGACATCATGGTCAACGGCGCCGGCCGGGTGTTCATCGAGGTCGGCGGCAAGGTCCAGCTCACCAATGTCCGCTTCCGCGACAATGTTCAGCTCATGAACATCTGCCAGCGGATCGTCAGCCAGGTCGGCCGCCGCGTCGATGAAAGCTCGCCCATCTGCGACGCGCGCCTTCCCGACGGCAGCCGCGTCAACGTCATCGCCCCGCCGCTGGCGCTCGACGGGCCAACCCTGACCATCCGGAAGTTCCGCAAGGACAAGCTGACCATGAAGAACCTGGTGGAGTTCGGCTCCATCAGTCCGGAAGGCGCGCGGGTCCTGGGCGTCATCGGCGCCTGCCGATGCAACGTGGTCATTTCGGGCGGAACCGGCTCGGGCAAGACCACCCTGCTCAACACCCTGACCGCCTTCATCGACCCCACCGAGCGCGTGATCACCTGCGAGGACGCCGCCGAGCTGCAGCTTCAGCAGCCCCACGTCGTCCGCCTGGAGACCCGCCCGCCCAACCTCGAGGGACAGGGCCAGATCACCATGCGCGACCTGGTCCGCAACTGCCTGCGGATGCGTCCCGAACGGATCATCGTCGGCGAAGTCCGCGGCGCCGAGGCCTTCGACCTGCTGCAGGCCATGAACACCGGCCACGACGGCTCAATGGGCACCCTGCACGCCAACAGCCCGCGCGAGGCGATCAGCCGCCTGGAGTCGATGATCACCATGGGCGGCTACGGCCTGCCCTCGCGCACCATCCGCGAGATGATCGTCGGCTCGGTGGACCTCATCGTCCAGGCCGCGCGCCTGCGCGACGGCTCGCGCCGCATCACCCACATCACCGAGGTCGTCGGCCTGGAAGGCGACGTCATCGTCACCCAGGACCTCTTCGTCTACGAGATCAGCGGCGACGACGAGCAGGGCAGGGTGCTCGGCCGCCATCGCTCCACCGGCATCGGCCGTCCGCGCTTCTGGGACCGAGCCCGCTATTACGGCCTGGAGCGCGAGCTCGCCGAAGCGCTCGACGCGGCGGAATAG
- a CDS encoding AAA family ATPase — protein sequence MIKPQEGRDPFDLEFEADDDFGPPPPAAVLPEVSPEPSPERSAEPEPPPIAQEATPAPEAAPATPNPVHEIIAGAEAAFGEPVLPRISVHFFCASGETAEFAERAAADRRMERGSMRVRTGGLPAALAAYRSEPTPSLLMVESLEPAPVLLDQLDRLAEVCDPGTKVVVIGTANDIALYRELMRRGVSDYLVPPMSALLLVRTATGLYADPSAPFIGRQVAFCGAKGGAGASTIAHNVAHAITERLQTGAVLVDLDLAFGTAGLDFNQDPVHGVVDALSQPDRLDPVLMDRMMVRCTDRLSLFAAPASLDGDYDIATEAFEEVTQKIRAAAPFVVLDLPHVWTAWKRKVLLSSDDVVIVATPDLASLRNAKNMIDLVRRARPNDAPPRLVLNQVGVPGRPEIPVKDFGEALDLEPALCLPFDPKLFGLAANNGQMISEVGPKSRSAEGIEHLAQQIARREPPVVRKASLLSGLFKKK from the coding sequence ATGATCAAGCCGCAGGAAGGCCGCGATCCCTTCGACCTGGAGTTCGAGGCGGACGACGACTTCGGTCCGCCGCCGCCTGCGGCCGTCCTGCCCGAGGTCTCGCCCGAGCCTTCGCCTGAACGGTCGGCTGAGCCTGAGCCGCCGCCCATCGCCCAGGAGGCCACGCCGGCGCCGGAAGCCGCGCCCGCGACGCCCAACCCGGTCCACGAGATCATCGCCGGCGCCGAGGCCGCCTTCGGCGAGCCGGTCCTGCCGCGCATCTCCGTCCACTTCTTCTGCGCCTCTGGCGAAACCGCCGAGTTCGCCGAGCGCGCCGCCGCCGACCGGCGCATGGAGCGCGGCTCCATGCGCGTTCGCACCGGCGGGCTGCCGGCCGCCCTGGCCGCCTATCGGAGCGAGCCGACCCCGTCCCTGTTGATGGTCGAAAGCCTCGAGCCGGCGCCGGTGCTGCTCGATCAGCTCGACCGTCTGGCCGAGGTCTGCGACCCCGGCACCAAGGTCGTGGTCATCGGCACCGCCAACGACATTGCCCTCTATCGCGAGCTGATGCGCCGCGGGGTCTCGGACTATCTGGTGCCGCCGATGAGCGCGCTCCTGCTGGTGCGTACCGCCACCGGCCTCTACGCCGACCCCTCTGCGCCGTTCATAGGCCGCCAGGTGGCCTTCTGCGGCGCCAAGGGCGGGGCAGGGGCCTCGACCATCGCCCACAACGTCGCCCACGCCATCACCGAGCGACTGCAGACCGGCGCCGTGCTGGTTGACCTCGACCTCGCCTTCGGCACCGCCGGGCTCGACTTCAACCAGGACCCGGTTCACGGCGTCGTCGACGCCCTCTCCCAGCCAGACCGCCTCGATCCGGTGCTGATGGACCGGATGATGGTCCGCTGCACCGACCGTCTTTCGCTCTTCGCCGCTCCGGCCAGTCTCGACGGCGACTACGATATCGCCACCGAGGCCTTCGAGGAGGTCACCCAGAAGATCCGCGCCGCCGCGCCCTTCGTCGTCCTCGACCTGCCGCACGTCTGGACCGCCTGGAAGCGCAAGGTCCTGCTCTCCTCGGATGACGTGGTGATCGTCGCTACGCCCGACCTCGCCTCGCTGCGCAACGCCAAGAACATGATCGACCTGGTCCGCCGCGCGCGGCCCAACGACGCCCCGCCGCGGCTGGTGCTCAACCAGGTCGGCGTCCCCGGGCGCCCGGAGATCCCGGTGAAGGACTTCGGCGAGGCGCTGGACCTCGAACCGGCGCTCTGCCTGCCCTTCGATCCCAAGCTGTTCGGCCTGGCGGCCAACAACGGCCAGATGATCTCCGAGGTCGGGCCCAAGTCCCGCTCGGCCGAGGGCATCGAGCATCTGGCCCAGCAGATCGCCCGGCGCGAGCCGCCCGTCGTCCGCAAGGCCTCGCTGCTCTCCGGCCTCTTCAAGAAGAAGTAG
- a CDS encoding CpaD family pilus assembly protein: MNASRILIPVLASAALAACSAAPTATSGPAALARTPTELWSNRVAVQPDEIRLAIHADGLSLTQAQAIGVFVADWRASGGGQITLHAPLGGADPAAVGKTSDGVRLQLSGGGVPASQITLASYDAGGDPLAPLIVGRQRYRVDVPRCGQEWTNIAHSANNEVQPNFGCAVTANLAAQVTDPRDLLAPAQVTPADAQRRGVVLGKYRLGEKTGSAKEESSTRISDVVK, encoded by the coding sequence ATGAACGCATCCCGTATTCTGATCCCCGTCCTCGCCAGCGCCGCCCTGGCGGCCTGTTCGGCGGCGCCCACGGCGACCTCCGGGCCGGCGGCTCTGGCCCGCACGCCCACCGAGCTCTGGTCCAATCGCGTGGCCGTGCAGCCGGACGAGATCCGCCTTGCCATCCACGCCGACGGCCTCTCATTGACCCAGGCCCAGGCGATCGGGGTCTTCGTCGCCGACTGGCGCGCCTCGGGCGGTGGGCAGATCACCCTTCACGCGCCCCTCGGCGGCGCCGATCCCGCTGCGGTCGGCAAGACCAGCGACGGGGTCCGCCTGCAGCTTTCGGGCGGCGGCGTGCCGGCCTCGCAGATCACCCTGGCCAGCTACGACGCCGGCGGCGACCCGCTCGCCCCCCTGATCGTCGGCCGCCAGCGCTATCGGGTGGATGTCCCGCGCTGCGGCCAGGAGTGGACCAACATCGCCCACTCGGCGAACAACGAGGTCCAGCCCAACTTCGGCTGCGCCGTCACCGCCAATCTGGCGGCCCAGGTGACCGATCCCCGCGACCTGCTGGCGCCGGCCCAGGTCACGCCCGCCGACGCCCAGCGTCGTGGCGTGGTGCTCGGCAAGTACCGCCTGGGCGAGAAGACCGGCTCGGCCAAGGAAGAGAGCTCCACCCGAATCTCGGACGTGGTCAAATGA
- a CDS encoding type II and III secretion system protein family protein, which translates to MMTLRRKLVALAALAACLLAPTAALAQAGEALAPAMAAGMSAQSAVVRVNLAGGAASQTLSLPMGKSAIVELPVDARDVLVTNPAVADAMLRSPRRIFILGLKNGSTDAVFFDSAGRRILSLDIRVDQDPSAVAQTINRVLPGAQVRVDAMNESLILSGQVANLADADKAVQIAKAAVGKPEQVINMLSIAGKDQVMLKVRIVEMQRNVIKQLGFNLNAVLGQLGETQYVWGTAASFAVNGALLGGVTGGWQTNTTKQPVMQFPCTFDPEKMCDVVVRSADQASNWDTATIKDTAGSPGLNKGEATLKAFERVGLVRTLAEPNLSAISGESARFLAGGEFPIPVAQDNDRGVTVSFKPFGVGLAFTPVVLSSGRISLKVSTEVSELTSQGAFSLVSDATNARLTIPALTVRRAETVVELPSGGAMMIAGLLQENTKQNLDALPGVTTLPVLGSLFRSRDYLAGETELVIIITPYIVEATSPDRLQTPVDGLRVADDVSTLLLGELTRAYKATPPANGGRTYQGPYGYVIE; encoded by the coding sequence ATGATGACCTTGCGCCGCAAACTGGTCGCGCTCGCCGCCCTGGCGGCCTGCCTCCTCGCGCCCACAGCCGCCCTGGCCCAGGCGGGCGAGGCGCTCGCGCCGGCCATGGCCGCTGGAATGTCCGCCCAGTCGGCAGTGGTCCGGGTCAACCTGGCCGGCGGCGCGGCTAGCCAGACCCTCTCCCTGCCCATGGGCAAGTCGGCCATCGTCGAGCTGCCGGTGGACGCCCGCGACGTTCTGGTGACAAACCCCGCCGTGGCCGACGCCATGCTGCGCTCGCCGCGGCGAATCTTCATCCTCGGCCTGAAGAACGGCTCCACCGACGCGGTGTTCTTCGACTCCGCCGGCCGCCGCATCCTCTCCCTCGACATACGGGTGGACCAGGACCCCAGCGCCGTCGCCCAGACCATCAACCGGGTGCTGCCCGGCGCCCAGGTCCGGGTCGACGCCATGAACGAGAGCCTCATTCTCTCGGGCCAGGTCGCCAACCTCGCCGACGCCGACAAGGCCGTGCAGATCGCCAAGGCCGCGGTCGGCAAGCCCGAGCAGGTCATCAACATGCTCAGCATCGCCGGCAAGGACCAGGTGATGCTGAAGGTCCGTATCGTCGAGATGCAGCGCAACGTCATCAAGCAGCTCGGCTTCAACCTCAACGCCGTCCTCGGCCAGCTCGGCGAAACCCAGTACGTCTGGGGCACGGCGGCCAGTTTCGCCGTCAACGGCGCCTTGCTCGGCGGGGTCACCGGCGGCTGGCAGACCAACACGACCAAGCAGCCGGTCATGCAGTTCCCCTGCACCTTCGACCCGGAGAAGATGTGCGACGTCGTGGTACGCAGCGCCGACCAGGCCTCGAACTGGGACACCGCGACCATCAAGGACACGGCGGGCAGTCCGGGGCTCAACAAGGGCGAGGCGACGCTGAAGGCCTTCGAACGGGTCGGCCTGGTGCGCACCCTGGCCGAGCCGAACCTCTCGGCCATTTCAGGAGAGTCCGCCAGGTTCCTGGCCGGCGGCGAATTCCCGATCCCGGTCGCCCAGGACAACGACAGGGGCGTCACCGTCAGCTTCAAGCCCTTCGGCGTGGGCCTGGCCTTCACGCCGGTGGTGCTCTCCAGCGGCCGCATCTCGCTGAAGGTCTCGACCGAGGTCTCAGAACTCACCAGCCAGGGCGCCTTCTCCCTGGTGTCGGACGCCACCAACGCGCGCCTGACCATCCCGGCCCTGACCGTTCGCCGCGCCGAGACAGTGGTCGAACTCCCCTCCGGCGGCGCCATGATGATCGCCGGCCTGTTGCAGGAGAACACCAAGCAGAACCTGGACGCCTTGCCCGGCGTCACTACCCTGCCGGTGCTGGGCAGCCTCTTCCGCTCGCGTGACTACCTGGCCGGCGAGACCGAACTGGTCATCATCATCACCCCCTACATCGTCGAGGCGACATCGCCCGATCGCCTGCAGACGCCGGTGGACGGCCTGCGCGTGGCCGACGACGTCTCGACCCTGCTGCTGGGCGAACTCACCCGAGCCTACAAAGCCACGCCGCCGGCCAATGGCGGGCGCACCTACCAGGGGCCATACGGCTACGTGATCGAATGA
- the cpaB gene encoding Flp pilus assembly protein CpaB — protein MSPARIAILVVAAVAALGLAFIVKGMVTPKRQVVAAAPEKAVVQVLVAQRDLPVGTRLAPSDLGWQPWPADALNANLITDGAAPALPAKMPDKAVQKAVRVANDMVAPGNAIQVFEGAIVKEAFAKGEPMVARKVVRAGQSGFMAVVLTPGMRAMSVPINAENAAGGFILPGDRVDVLQSRKSSGERGPVTEVLMRNVRVLAIDQKVDPEKDAKTIVGGVATLEIPASDIEVIARGKAQGDLQLALRSYADIGGGPGRGVTERVSGVRVFRGGQAAEAGNP, from the coding sequence ATGAGCCCGGCCCGTATCGCCATTCTCGTCGTCGCCGCGGTCGCCGCGCTCGGGCTCGCCTTCATCGTCAAGGGCATGGTCACGCCCAAGCGCCAGGTGGTGGCCGCGGCCCCCGAAAAAGCGGTCGTCCAGGTGCTGGTGGCCCAGCGCGACCTGCCGGTCGGCACGCGGCTCGCTCCCTCCGACCTCGGCTGGCAGCCCTGGCCCGCCGACGCCCTCAACGCCAACCTGATCACCGACGGAGCCGCGCCGGCCCTCCCGGCCAAGATGCCCGACAAGGCGGTGCAGAAGGCGGTCCGCGTCGCCAACGACATGGTCGCCCCCGGCAATGCGATCCAGGTGTTCGAAGGCGCCATCGTCAAGGAAGCCTTCGCCAAGGGCGAGCCGATGGTCGCTCGCAAGGTGGTCCGCGCCGGCCAGAGCGGCTTCATGGCCGTGGTGCTGACTCCCGGCATGCGCGCCATGTCCGTCCCCATCAACGCCGAGAACGCCGCCGGCGGCTTCATCCTGCCCGGCGACCGGGTGGACGTGCTGCAGAGCCGTAAGTCCTCGGGCGAGCGCGGCCCGGTCACCGAGGTCCTGATGCGCAACGTGCGGGTCCTGGCCATCGACCAGAAGGTCGATCCGGAAAAGGACGCGAAGACCATCGTCGGCGGCGTCGCCACCCTGGAGATTCCCGCCTCCGACATCGAGGTCATCGCCCGCGGCAAGGCCCAGGGCGACCTGCAACTGGCCCTGCGCTCCTATGCCGACATCGGCGGCGGTCCCGGCCGCGGCGTGACCGAGCGGGTCTCGGGGGTCCGCGTCTTCCGGGGCGGCCAAGCGGCGGAGGCCGGCAACCCATGA
- a CDS encoding A24 family peptidase, with translation MASVLQFALLMIFPAMVVVGALRDLTSFTIPNWISAVLILGFLPAALAGGVSLEAFGGHLLVGFLALVAGMGMFALRWIGGGDAKLFAAAALWLGPAAVLPYVLFTACAGGALAMALLSLRSPLFRPYVMAGPAWFGRLADPGENVPYGVAIAAGALFAFPASALMQAWGGLAGI, from the coding sequence ATGGCCTCGGTTCTCCAGTTCGCGCTGCTGATGATCTTCCCGGCCATGGTCGTGGTCGGGGCCTTGCGCGACCTGACCAGCTTCACCATCCCGAACTGGATCTCCGCCGTCCTGATCCTCGGCTTTCTGCCCGCGGCCCTCGCCGGGGGCGTCAGCTTGGAGGCGTTCGGCGGCCATCTCCTCGTCGGCTTCCTGGCCCTCGTGGCCGGCATGGGCATGTTCGCCCTGCGCTGGATCGGGGGAGGGGACGCCAAGCTGTTCGCCGCCGCAGCCCTCTGGCTCGGCCCGGCGGCGGTCCTGCCCTATGTCCTCTTCACGGCCTGCGCCGGCGGCGCCCTGGCCATGGCGCTGCTCAGCCTGCGCTCGCCGCTTTTCCGGCCCTATGTCATGGCCGGCCCGGCCTGGTTCGGCCGGCTCGCCGATCCGGGCGAGAACGTGCCCTATGGCGTGGCCATCGCGGCCGGCGCCCTCTTCGCCTTCCCGGCCAGCGCCCTCATGCAGGCCTGGGGCGGGCTCGCCGGTATCTAG
- a CDS encoding Flp family type IVb pilin — MRVCLKNLLKERSGTTAIEYALIASLIAMVMLPAIGPITDALVGVFQQLSTAAPQP, encoded by the coding sequence ATGAGAGTTTGTCTCAAGAACTTGCTGAAAGAGCGCAGCGGCACGACCGCGATCGAATATGCGCTCATCGCCAGCCTGATCGCCATGGTGATGCTTCCCGCGATCGGGCCGATCACCGACGCCCTCGTCGGCGTGTTCCAGCAGCTCTCCACGGCCGCGCCGCAACCCTAG
- a CDS encoding Flp family type IVb pilin codes for MSKFVSRFLKDESGATAIEYGLIAALIAVVIIAVLTTVGTGLQAKFQKVSDELNKAT; via the coding sequence ATGTCGAAGTTCGTTTCGCGTTTTCTCAAAGATGAATCCGGCGCCACCGCCATCGAATACGGCCTGATCGCCGCCCTGATCGCGGTGGTCATCATTGCGGTTCTGACCACGGTCGGTACGGGCCTGCAGGCCAAGTTCCAAAAGGTCTCGGACGAGCTGAACAAGGCCACTTAA
- a CDS encoding pilus assembly protein N-terminal domain-containing protein produces the protein MRRLPLAIFAALTLASGAAQAAPALMAPINQSVPINLPRGTRDVLIGNPAIADVNVLDSGKAVILGKGYGVTNIVVIDQLGRTVMNRQVVVAAPTGNVTVIRGAKSADYACATRCERADGAAPTADRAPTDGGDTPR, from the coding sequence ATGCGCCGCCTGCCGTTAGCCATCTTCGCCGCTTTGACCCTGGCTTCGGGCGCCGCCCAGGCCGCCCCGGCCCTGATGGCGCCGATCAATCAGAGCGTTCCGATCAACCTGCCGCGGGGAACGCGGGACGTGCTGATCGGCAATCCGGCCATCGCCGACGTCAACGTGCTCGACTCCGGCAAGGCGGTGATCCTGGGCAAGGGCTATGGGGTCACCAACATCGTGGTCATCGACCAGCTCGGCCGCACGGTGATGAACCGGCAGGTGGTGGTGGCCGCGCCGACCGGCAATGTGACGGTGATCCGCGGCGCGAAGTCGGCGGACTATGCCTGCGCCACGCGCTGCGAGCGGGCGGACGGCGCCGCACCCACGGCCGATCGCGCCCCGACCGACGGCGGCGACACGCCGCGTTAG
- a CDS encoding TadE/TadG family type IV pilus assembly protein, with protein sequence MLRRASKPGSALRQFACDRRGATAVEFALISIPLMLLMFGILELCLILLVTATLDTATDFAARNIRTGVFQKSGAVTEADFAGLVCRNMSWLQPACTGDGPIDPEHPNTNRLYVEAQTFATFASAAAPQPRDTQDFESNTLCWSVGNPGDIVLVKTYFRWPIFTPLMQPIFENYSGGRLLMSTRLFRNEPFDAALRPVGDDC encoded by the coding sequence ATGCTGCGTCGTGCCTCAAAACCCGGTTCGGCCCTGCGCCAGTTCGCCTGCGACCGCCGCGGCGCGACGGCGGTGGAGTTCGCCCTGATCAGCATCCCCTTGATGCTGCTGATGTTCGGGATCCTGGAGCTCTGCCTGATCCTGCTGGTCACCGCGACCCTGGACACCGCCACCGACTTCGCCGCGCGCAACATCAGGACCGGCGTCTTCCAGAAGAGCGGGGCGGTCACCGAGGCGGATTTCGCGGGCCTGGTCTGCCGCAACATGAGCTGGCTGCAGCCGGCCTGCACGGGGGACGGGCCGATCGATCCGGAGCATCCGAACACCAACCGCCTCTATGTGGAGGCGCAGACCTTCGCGACCTTCGCCAGCGCCGCGGCGCCGCAGCCGCGCGACACCCAGGACTTCGAGAGCAACACCCTGTGCTGGTCGGTGGGCAATCCCGGCGACATCGTGCTGGTGAAGACCTATTTCCGCTGGCCGATCTTCACCCCGCTGATGCAGCCGATCTTCGAGAACTACAGCGGCGGGCGGCTGCTGATGTCCACCCGACTGTTCCGCAACGAGCCCTTCGACGCCGCCCTGCGGCCGGTGGGAGACGACTGCTGA
- a CDS encoding TadE/TadG family type IV pilus assembly protein, whose product MRRFIGDKRGVAVVEFALILPILLLLYFGMVETSQAVLANRRAGYLTTAVGDLLTQQAQVRSADVEDIFDAGTAVLTPFTTDGLSIRVTSIEIDANGVATEKWTQDRGTIDPADLSDIDPKLLEPNSALVRAETVYVFRTPFQKVLPQAFTFKHKMDLRPRTGVAIPLID is encoded by the coding sequence ATGAGGCGCTTCATTGGCGACAAGCGCGGGGTGGCGGTGGTGGAGTTCGCCCTGATCCTGCCGATCCTGCTGCTGCTCTATTTCGGCATGGTCGAGACCAGTCAGGCGGTGCTGGCCAACCGCCGCGCCGGCTACCTGACCACGGCGGTCGGAGACCTGCTGACCCAGCAGGCGCAGGTGCGGTCGGCCGACGTGGAGGACATCTTCGACGCCGGCACGGCGGTGCTGACCCCGTTCACCACGGACGGCCTCTCGATCCGCGTGACCAGCATCGAAATCGACGCCAATGGCGTCGCCACCGAGAAGTGGACCCAGGACCGGGGGACAATCGATCCGGCCGACCTCTCCGACATCGATCCCAAGCTGCTGGAGCCCAACTCGGCCCTGGTGCGGGCGGAGACGGTCTATGTGTTCAGGACTCCGTTCCAGAAGGTCCTGCCGCAGGCCTTCACCTTCAAGCACAAGATGGACCTGCGGCCGCGCACCGGCGTGGCGATCCCGCTGATCGACTGA